The region TGGGTTGCTAGATGCTCTTCTCCAACTTGTATGTATCAATATACTCTGTGCACTTTCAAAGCCTTCCTTACTTATTGCAGTAATGCAGTACTTTTTATAACTGGAACAGATAGATGATTGGCGTGATATAGCATTGCCAAGGGAGCTTGTCAAGACACCAAGGGCCAGACTCTTAGGTGCAAATGCTGTTGTGACAGGGTTTGGGAATGAGTTTGAGGCTCTGAAGTCAAATGATGCTGGTCTGAATCCTAGGTGAGTTCAAGGTGATTATTGGCTCCTTTCAAGTGACTTCAaaattcttcttgcataaatcttgcaatatggATTTGGAATATGAATTTGGGATGATCTCTTGATGGCAGTGTGGGATCTGGTGCTTCTGTTACAGAGGCATCCTTGCAGAAGAGTACAAATAAAAATCATCCTTCTGAATGGTGGTTAGATGAAGATGGTCTATTTAATCTGGATGATGAAGGGCGTGCAGAGAAGCAACAATGTGCTGTTGCTGCTTCAAATATTATACGCAACTTCTCTTTCATGCCTGAAAATGAAGTCATAATGGCCCAGCACCGTCATTGTTTGGAAACAGTGTTCCAGTGCGTTGAAGATTATGTTACAGGTGACAAAGTTTACTCAGAATTCTTGCTATTGATCCTTCATCACATTTAATCTCCAGCAAGTTTCCATGGATTCCTTTCAAAGGAAACCCAATATATTTGTTTCGTTCGTTTTTCTCCATAAATTTGTTGGATGCATTGGATATCTGAATTTTGAATTGATAGTGAACTGAGTAATTTATTAAAGAGACCTTCTTTCTTGCTACATGATATGGATTGCCAAAACAGAACATTACTGGAACCTGCTATTGCTGCGGGTTGTTTATTCGTCATTGTGTGTTTGCAGGTTTTCCTCTAGAATATGATTAAAGTGTTTTACTTATCAGAAGTTAATGAACTTAGAATAATTAGTTCACAAATACAAGCCAGAAGGCAATCATATctacatttctttctttttcaagatGATTTATGCACTGTGGGTGGAATTGTGCTTGTACTACAAAGCTTCCCTGGTGTTCACTAGCAATCAATCTTCTTAGTTCATGGTGAACGATTGTTTTAGAGCAATTGTTAATTTCCACTTTGTGAATCACTACAGATCCTTGCTCTTGAATAGTGTTTTTTAGAGGGATTTCTTGAGTGAGGTATTCAAAATGTTAGAGATAGTATTCAAAGTGGGAGAGATATCTAGAAGTTATCTCACTCACTTCTTATTCTGTATGTGATCATTCTTAAACTTTATCACATTTCTACATCTCACAAAATGACCCAGAACACTTCAGTAGGGTAGTGGGTAACCCTAATGGGTCATGGGTTTATTTGCCCATGTGAGTGTTGTCCAAAAagtttaacaaaatgaaaaatgaagggTTCAAGTACTAACAAGTTACCACATAATTGTTATTATGGGTTCTTATTTCAACTCATCAACTGAGAATAAGTTAAACTCTTGATGATTGAATGAAGATGACGagacaacaacaatcacaagtttTGATCTACTAGATTGGACAAAGACTGCCCCCAAAAAAGTTAGGAACAGCAAAAAAGGTGAAGGGAATACTTTTATGTCAAGTGTAGAGAATTAATGTCATTGAAGACCAAGGAGATTGTGTTCATTACTGTTCTGAGTTGGCTGTTTCTTGCTGGGGGAAtcttttgagatatttttgAGTTTAAGAGGTAGAAATTATCTGTCCACTTATtagaaatgggagaagaaaaaaatgaaatactaCGAGTTGGAAATTTTTAGGAGAAagacttcaattttttttatgtaaagtaTTTAGGACTTAGGAGGGAGGATTAACATTTTAAAGTGATATTAGAgttaaaaaatgtatgaaagAATTGAATAGTGAACTCCTTCAGAATCCTGCTTATCCCATTGTGGTGGATTGTAAGTAATTTGGTGAGTTGGTAAACCATCTACTCTATTTTTGGCAGCTAGGGCTTGTGGAGCCTTATTTGGCCTACCATTAATGCATGGCATTATAAGCTAGTTACTAAAGCAACTTTACATGGGATTTAAATACTTTTTTGGGTAAATACAATAGGTCCAAGTATGATATAAATGATGAGCTCGTTTCTACAATGAGGTAGTTTGAGAGATCTATaatgtttgtgaatgatttttGCAGTCGATGTTGGAGCCTGAGGAGGAAAAAATtatcttgaatttaaaaatttctcataattCACTATTATTTGTATCTTGAGACAAGTCTAGGAACATGCTAGATAGACAAGCAGacagataaaattttaatgctGGCAGTAATGATCAGATTGAAACAAGGTCTTTTAGTTTGAGTTATCCTTGAGAACTGTATATCAATTGATGGGGACCAAAATTTTGTAGCATATgcttttagtttgatttatcaTTTATCCTTAAATGAATGATGCAGCATATTTGTCCTAAATTATGCTTAAAGGTTATGTCTgcctaaaattttcaatatttgcaGAGGATGAGGAACTTGTCACAAATGCCCTTGAGACCGTTGTAAATTTAGCTCCACTCCTGGATCTTCGTATTTTTAGTTCAACAAAGCCCTCATTCATCAAAATAACGTAAGCACTTACAGTTCCTATCCACTGGTGAACTTGACGTACTAGTGACTTCTAAATTCTGGGTTGCATAAAGCTTCTAATTTAAATTTCCCCAATTGCCTTTAACAATACCAGGGAGAAACGTGCAGTCCAAGCTATCATGGGAATGTTGGGATCTTCTGTCAAAGCCTGGCATTGTGCAGCTGCAGAGTTACTGGGCCGTTTAATAATCAATCCTGATAATGAACCTTTCATCCTTCCTTTTGGCCCGCAGGtgattttattttccatttttaatcCCTTGTTTATTAAACAACTAGTTTTATTTTGTGCACGATTTAATGCTCTGTGGTTTACCTTACAGATCTATAAGCGTTTAGTTGATATTTTGAGCTTCCCAGCCGTAGATGCACAAGCAGCTGCTATTGGGGCACTTTATAACCTTGCAGAAGTCAACATGGACTGCCGTCTGAAGCTTGCAGGCGAGCGTTGGTAAGATTGTTATTCCAATGATGTTAAACCTAAATTGGGGAATCTGTTGCTGAAAAGAGTTGCCTTATACTCCGTTATACTGAATTTCAGGGCAGTTGATCGGCTGCTGAAAGTGATCAGGACACCGCATCCAGTCCCAGAAGTTTGCAGGAAAGCAGCGATAATACTGGAGAACCTCGTATCAGAACCACAGAACAGAGCCCAGCTTCTAGCTTATGAAAATACCTTTGCTGAAATACTTTTCTCAGAAGGAAGATATTCTGATACATTTGCTAGAATCTTATATGAATTGACCTCTCGACCAAGCAACAAAGTGGCGTCAGCTCGTGGTGTATGGGGTATGTGATGCCAACCCTGGCGCTCACCTGCAATCTTTTGCAAGTTTGGCTCTTGCTTGCACACTGTTGTCTTGTACGGTCACGTAGTTGACATGTAAGTGTAGGTGTTTTTGGTGCATGACTCTGATTGTTTACACCTCTGTGCATAATTTATTGTTCAAGCTCAGTGATGATGAACTGAAGATAGAACAAGAAACAGTAGTCGATGAATCAAGGAAGGGAGTTAGTCATATTATATAGACGGAGTTGACATTAATGTCTTATTTCTCTGTAAACTCTAGACTTAATAACTAGTTTTAGCTACATTAGTAGTACGATTGACATGAGTAGAACATGAAAATGGTAATGGAACCCTAGCCAGCTATCTACTTGTCTAGCTGCATTAATCTTTGGGGAGAAAACGGGGAATTCATGGATCTCATCCGTCCAAGGGTTCTTCTTGGCCGGGTTGATGATCTTCTGAGCATGCCAGATGTGGTGTTACACTTAAAACCCTATCCAAACGAGAAGACCCTTGGCCTCAGAGTGAGCCAACTCATGCCACAAAGAAGTGGATGTGTTGCCAAAGCTGTAGAGTCGCATTCTTGAAGGTTCTAGATGCCACTCGGTGAGCCCCAACTTCTTCTCTACCTCTTGAACACTGCTTTCCCACTTATGTGGATGCGGAAATTCTCAAAAGGCAGCTTTCCCACTTATGTGGATGCAGAAATGCTCCAGGCGAAAGAGGCAGTTTGTGAGGAGCATGGACCGGTTGTTTCCGGCGTAAATATAGCGCGACTAAGCCCCTATGGGCTTGCCACTAAGCTATAGGTGTTGGGGTTCACCTGTTAGACACAAGAATGGTGGCTGATGGGTTGACCTAACTACTAGCAAAGGGGAAAACTAGATAAGGAAAACATTGCTGATGCTtcgtgagaaagagagatcgagaTGGAGAAGAAATCTAAGGACAAGGGAAATAGGATTTAATGCTTTGGAACACATATGTTGAGGCTTTTGAAATGTCAATTTGCCCCCTATATGGGTATGTTGAGCCATCCAGCCATTTTCAGAAATATTATTCAGTATTCACAGAAATAACATAAATGTTGTTATTCTcctcatatttaaaaagaataaaatgtaaaagaaagtaataaaaataaaatgaaaattatatcctttacattcaaaataatattgaaaatttaacaaaataataagaacaaaattataatattaataaaaatctatttttattttcccacTCCCCCCAAAAAGAGTGGGTGGGAAAATAAGTCAGAGGCTCCTGCACCCTAAATTTGATTGAGTTGGtcatcatatacatatatatatatatatatagcatgcaCTTTGGGGATGCaacaatatatatgttatatataaccAGTAAGGCATAGCATATGACTACAGAAGAGTCTTTGGCTCAACTTCCAGGAGCTTATaagttttaagaattttatgttgtaaattttaaatcttaaggAGGGTAGTTTGGACTTTACCTggttaattattgtttttttttttttttaatattttaaagcTATAGAATAAACGCACAACAACATGTGTGTTTAACAAGTAAATTACTATCTTGGCCGGAAACAAGTGGAATGCACAAAGATGGGCCCCGCGCtttatattaacaaataaaatataatcttaGCTTGAAAGAAACATGAGAAATGAGCAAAGATGGCCTACGCTTTTGTTCAACACCTCAGCTTATATTTGTTGGGTGTGCAAATTAAAATTTCGCATCAGTTAAATATGGGCATATAAATGTGAAGATTTGGGAGATCTGTAGTCTAAACACGTGATATCAGAGTCCAAGCTTCTTGAAATGTCAAATAAAGGTAGTGGGCCCCGATTAAACTCGCAATTGAATTTGTGGTTGGGATTTATTTGGAGCAGGTGGGGATACTCTGAAACTTCACAAACGTGTTGTTGACT is a window of Diospyros lotus cultivar Yz01 chromosome 10, ASM1463336v1, whole genome shotgun sequence DNA encoding:
- the LOC127810827 gene encoding armadillo repeat-containing protein LFR, whose amino-acid sequence is MQKRELGKQSGASGGSATPAAKRGRPFGSGTSNASASAASAAADSAAPSTFLGPSLQVHSSFADQNNKRIVLALQSGLKSELTWALNTLTLLSFKEKDEVRRDATPLAKIPGLLDALLQLIDDWRDIALPRELVKTPRARLLGANAVVTGFGNEFEALKSNDAGLNPSVGSGASVTEASLQKSTNKNHPSEWWLDEDGLFNLDDEGRAEKQQCAVAASNIIRNFSFMPENEVIMAQHRHCLETVFQCVEDYVTEDEELVTNALETVVNLAPLLDLRIFSSTKPSFIKITEKRAVQAIMGMLGSSVKAWHCAAAELLGRLIINPDNEPFILPFGPQIYKRLVDILSFPAVDAQAAAIGALYNLAEVNMDCRLKLAGERWAVDRLLKVIRTPHPVPEVCRKAAIILENLVSEPQNRAQLLAYENTFAEILFSEGRYSDTFARILYELTSRPSNKVASARGVWGM